In Gossypium hirsutum isolate 1008001.06 chromosome D06, Gossypium_hirsutum_v2.1, whole genome shotgun sequence, one genomic interval encodes:
- the LOC107902040 gene encoding conserved oligomeric Golgi complex subunit 4 has protein sequence MPLMRSSSLPKPAESAEHRTDTSVKFGTPEALDYVRSLTDVGAMTRLLHECVAYQRALDLDLDTLLSQRSDLDKTLNNLQRSADVLDIVKAESDHMLSNITSTCDLANQVSRKVRELDLAQSRVNSTLLRIDAIVERGNCIDGVKSALDAEDYESATEYVRTFLEIDDKFKDSESDQRKQLLASKKLLEGIVKKKLTAAVDQRDHPTILRFIKLYSPLGLDEEGLQIYVGYLKKVIGMRSRLEYEHLIELVEQSHGQNQNHQVNFVGCLTNLFKDIVLAVEENDEILRSLCGEDGVAYAIFELQEECDSRGSLILKKYMEFRKLAKLSSEINAQNNHLLTVGAPEGPNPREIELYLEEILSLMQLGEDYTEYMISKIKGMPTVDPDLVLRATKAFRAGSFSKVVQDVTGFYVILEGFFMVENLRKAIGIDEHVSDSLTTSMVDDVFYVLQSCLRRAISTSNISSVVAVLSGASSLLNNEYYEALQLKLREPNLGAKLFLGGHGVQKTGTEIATALNNIDLSSEYVLKLKHEIEEQCAEVFPAPAEREKVKSCLSELADLSNTFRQALNAGMEQLVATVTPRIRPVLDSVATICYELSESEYADNEVNDPWVQRLLHAVEINVAWLQPLMTGNNYDAFVRLVLDFIVKRLEVIMMQKRFSQLGGLQLDRDTRALVSHFSGMTQKTVRDKFARLTQMATILNLEKVSEILDFWGENSGPMTWRLTPAEVRRVLSLRVDFKPEVIAALKL, from the exons atgccattgatgagaaGCAGCTCCCTCCCCAAACCAGCCGAATCAGCGGAGCACCGAACTGACACCTCAGTTAAATTCGGCACTCCCGAGGCCCTCGACTACGTCCGCTCCCTTACCGACGTGGGAGCCATGACGCGTCTCCTCCACGAATGCGTCGCTTACCAGCGAGCCCTCGATCTAGACCTCGACACCCTCCTCTCCCAGCGTTCCGACCTCGACAAGACTCTCAACAACCTCCAAAGATCCGCTGACGTTCTCGACATCGTCAAGGCCGAATCCGATCACATGCTCTCCAACATCACCTCCACCTGTGACCTCGCCAACCAAGTCAGCCGCAAGGTCCGCGAACTCGACCTCGCTCAATCCCGCGTTAACTCCACGCTCCTCCGCATTGACGCCATTGTAGAGAGGGGGAATTGCATCGATGGCGTCAAAAGCGCTCTCGACGCTGAGGATTATGAGTCAGCCACCGAATACGTACGGACGTTTCTGGAGATCGATGATAAGTTTAAGGATTCTGAATCCGACCAAAGGAAACAGTTGTTAGCGTCGAAGAAGCTGCTGGAAGGGATTGTAAAGAAGAAACTCACGGCTGCCGTGGATCAAAGGGATCATCCTACTATTTTGAGATTTATTAAGCTTTATTCGCCCTTGGGGCTTGATGAAGAAGGCTTGCAAATTTATGTTGGGTATTTGAAGAAAGTGATTGGAATGAGATCTAGATTAGAATATGAGCATTTGATTGAGTTAGTGGAACAGAGCCATGGACAAAATCAGAACCATCAAGTAAATTTTGTTGGGTGTTTGACTAATTTGTTTAAAGATATTGTTTTGGCTGTCGAGGAAAATGACGAGATTTTAAGGAGTCTTTGTGGAGAAGATGGAGTGGCGTATGCAATATTTGAGTTACAAGAGGAATGTGATTCAAGGGGttctttgattttgaaaaaatatatggAATTTAGGAAATTGGCTAAGTTGTCTTCTGAGATCAATGCTCAGAATAATCATTTGTTAACTGTTGGAGCACCCGAAGGACCCAATCCGAGGGAGATTGAGTTGTATTTAGAAGAAATACTGTCCTTGATGCAACTTGGTGAAGATTACACAGAATATATGATCTCAAAGATCAAGGGGATGCCAACTGTGGATCCAGATTTAGTCCTGCGGGCCACTAAAGCTTTTAGGGCAGGAAGTTTTAGCAAAGTTGTTCAAGATGTTACTGGTTTTTACGTGATTTTGGAGGGATTCTTTATGGTGGAAAATTTGAGGAAAGCAATTGGGATTGATGAACATGTATCTGATAGCCTTACTACTTCAATGGTGGATGATGTGTTTTATGTTTTGCAAAGTTGCTTGCGAAGGGCAATTTCTACTTCTAATATTAGCTCCGTGGTTGCGGTACTGAGCGGTGCTAGTAGTTTGCTGAATAATGAATACTATGAAGCTTTGCAACTAAAATTAAGAGAACCAAATCTTGGGGCAAAGCTGTTCTTGGGTGGTCATGGTGTTCAAAAGACTGGGACCGAGATAGCTACAGCACTGAATAATATAGATCTTAGCAGTGAGTATGTCCTGaaactaaaacatgaaattgaagagCAGTGTGCCGAG GTGTTTCCTGCACCGGCTGAAAGAGAAAAGGTGAAATCTTGTTTGTCTGAGCTGGCTGACTTAAGCAACACTTTCAGACAAGCCTTGAATGCTGGTATGGAACAACTTGTGGCAACTGTGACACCTCGAATCCGCCCAGTATTAGACAGTGTAGCAACCATCTGCTATGAACTATCAGAGTCTGAATATGCAGATAATGAGGTTAATGATCCGTGGGTACAGAGGCTTCTTCATGCAGTTGAAATTAATGTGGCTTGGCTCCAACCTCTAATGACTGGTAACAACTACGATGCATTTGTACGTTTGGTGCTTGACTTCATCGTGAAGCGGCTGGAAGTGATAATGATGCAGAAAAGGTTTAGTCAGCTCGGAGGGCTTCAGCTTGACAGAGATACCAGAGCTTTGGTAAGCCATTTCTCGGGGATGACACAGAAGACAGTGAGAGACAAATTTGCTCGTCTTACACAAATGGCAACGATCCTGAACTTGGAAAAGGTTTCCGAAATTCTGGATTTCTGGGGTGAGAACTCAGGACCAATGACCTGGAGACTGACCCCTGCTGAGGTTAGGAGAGTTTTGAGTCTTAGGGTTGATTTTAAACCTGAAGTAATTGCTGCTTTGAAATTGTAA